ATCGTCGCCGAGCAGGGCGTGATCGAACGAGGCGCCGTTCAGGTTGATGCTGGACGCGTCGCAGCACTCCTGAACGAACCTGCGCCTCAGGCATCCGCCGAACCCACGGTGGATGGCCAGGGTCTGTGGTTGATTCCAGGGATGATCGACGTGCACATCCACGGCGCGAACGGCCGCGACATGATGGACGGCACCACCACCAGCATCGAGGAGGTCTCCCGGGCCTGCGCCGCCACCGGCTGCACGTCGTTTCTCGTCACCTCGGTCAGCTCCACCCTCGATGACCTGCTCGCCATGATCGGGTGCGTCAAGGCCGTCGTCGGCCGGGAGCCGGGGGCCAGGATCGCTGGCATTCACGTGGAAGGCCCGTACCTCAACGTCAAGCGCAAAGGCATGCAGAACGAGGCCTACCTGAGGCATCCCAGCCGGGCAGAGATGGAGCAGGTGCTCACGCACGCAGGGCCACTCCTGAAACTGGTGACCCTGGCCCCCGAGTTGCCGGGGGGACGCGCGTTGATTGCCTGGCTGCGGGAGCGCGAAGTGGTCGTGGCCATTGCACATTCGGACGCGACCTATGAAGAAGCGCTGCTGGCCTTCCAGGACGGCGCGACCCACGTCACCCACTGTTTCAATGGCATGCGCCCCATCCACCACCGGGATCCCGGGCTGGTGGTCGCGGCGTTCGAGCAGCCGCAGGTGAGCCTGCAGGCCATCGTCGACAACGTGCACCTGCACCCGGCGATTGTCCGGTTGATGCACCGCCTTAAGGGCGCGCCGGGGATGGTGCTCATCACCGACGCCTTACAGGCGATGGGCCTGGGGGATGGCGACTACCGCTTCGGCGGGCACGCGGTGCGGGTGGAGGGTGGGGTGGCCCGCCTGGCGGACGGGACGCTGGCCTCCAGTACAGTGACGATGAATGAGGCGTTGAAAAACACCGTCCAGGCCGGCATTCCCTTCGTGGACGCCGTGATGATGGCCACATCGAGTCCCGCGACAGTGCTCGGGTTGCGGCGAAAGGGCAGAATAGCGGTAGGGGCAGACGCTGATCTGGTGCTGTTGGACGACGCGTACCAGGTGAGGTGGACGATGGTCGCTGGACACGTCGTCTTCGTGGCACAGCCCTAACGGCGTTCAAGTGACGACGTCCAGGGTGAGGAACAATAAAACTCCAACTTATGCAGGAATACAACGCAACTTCCCCACATTGGCGCACGGTTTTTGCTGGGCGCACGACCCTGTTGCGAACCGACCCAGAGAGCGGTGGGCCGCGATGCAACTGGCGGCCTGAAATTCAAGCCACCGGTTAGACAACCCGGCCTCGCTAACGTTACGTTGCCAGAACCCAGGAGCCCATGCCCGTACATTTGGAGACGTGCATGGCCCCCCCACCGGAGTTCGCACCATCCATCACGAGGTAACCGCATGCACGACCTGATTCAATCCACGCCCAGCGGAACGACCACTCGCGGGGTGCTCGACGCCCCTCTCACGCCCGCAACACGCCTGCCCTACACCGTTGTGCGCGGCGCGGAGGCTGGGCCGACCCTGCTGGTGACCGCAGGCGTTCATGGCGCAGAGTACGCCAGCATGGACGCGGCCTACCGGCTCGCCGACACGGATCCAGGCACCCTGCACGGCACGCTGGTGGTGCTGCCCATCGTCAATCCCAGCGCC
The DNA window shown above is from Deinococcus sp. KSM4-11 and carries:
- the nagA gene encoding N-acetylglucosamine-6-phosphate deacetylase codes for the protein MTSFWINNVRIVAEQGVIERGAVQVDAGRVAALLNEPAPQASAEPTVDGQGLWLIPGMIDVHIHGANGRDMMDGTTTSIEEVSRACAATGCTSFLVTSVSSTLDDLLAMIGCVKAVVGREPGARIAGIHVEGPYLNVKRKGMQNEAYLRHPSRAEMEQVLTHAGPLLKLVTLAPELPGGRALIAWLREREVVVAIAHSDATYEEALLAFQDGATHVTHCFNGMRPIHHRDPGLVVAAFEQPQVSLQAIVDNVHLHPAIVRLMHRLKGAPGMVLITDALQAMGLGDGDYRFGGHAVRVEGGVARLADGTLASSTVTMNEALKNTVQAGIPFVDAVMMATSSPATVLGLRRKGRIAVGADADLVLLDDAYQVRWTMVAGHVVFVAQP